One genomic segment of Paenibacillus sp. FSL H8-0332 includes these proteins:
- a CDS encoding collagen-like triple helix repeat-containing protein produces the protein MAVLSTGPIENNPVNGTRPTQSLTVKLENSDPSNFASVTIQGYMLNGSRTLYVSQSISLAPNGVATNNYYANFSFDFVITFTGVSSANFAASSWGKSSTGALVTAHRLVASEMIGSGTGISGATGATGVTGATGLTGATGGTGATGATGVTGLTGATGATGATGVTGLTGATGVTGMTGATGVTGVTGVTGLTGATGETGPSGSATGATGATGPTGATGATGTGVTGATGVTGATGATGATGATGVTGATGATGATGATGATGVTGTTGATGTVLPDPFQVYVQAGAVGGNGTQASPFGTIQQGVTAVSPNGTVYIMGGTYPITANIGISKAGVTIKGFPNSLIILQAAVIVFTVTGSGVTIDGLTITSDNPYAVEFIQVAGTNHTIINNVIYGPPQAGPSSGWVVNRGLVSAANNMTNLIMRNNVFYSLRQPAYFNQNATGEVINNIVYNTRGFVNDRAVMVYSGNAWGSPVNAVDIALLVGTITGPPFDPLTALSANNSTATIQDSR, from the coding sequence ATGGCTGTTCTATCCACTGGTCCCATTGAAAACAATCCAGTAAATGGGACAAGACCTACCCAATCATTAACCGTTAAGCTCGAAAATAGCGACCCTTCCAATTTCGCCTCAGTAACGATTCAAGGATATATGCTGAATGGAAGCCGAACATTGTATGTCAGTCAATCTATTTCGCTTGCTCCAAATGGAGTAGCCACCAATAATTATTATGCGAATTTCAGCTTTGACTTTGTGATCACCTTCACAGGTGTGAGTTCCGCGAACTTCGCAGCTTCATCATGGGGCAAAAGCAGTACCGGGGCGCTTGTTACAGCTCATCGTTTAGTAGCTTCAGAAATGATAGGAAGTGGAACAGGCATATCTGGAGCGACTGGAGCCACGGGGGTGACAGGTGCTACTGGATTGACCGGGGCTACAGGAGGGACTGGGGCTACGGGGGCTACAGGAGTTACCGGGTTGACTGGGGCTACAGGTGCTACGGGAGCTACAGGGGTTACCGGGTTGACTGGGGCTACAGGAGTTACCGGAATGACTGGAGCTACAGGGGTTACGGGAGTGACAGGAGTGACAGGGTTGACTGGGGCTACAGGAGAAACTGGTCCCTCTGGCAGTGCGACTGGAGCGACGGGTGCCACTGGACCGACTGGAGCGACTGGAGCTACGGGGACTGGAGTTACAGGGGCTACGGGTGTTACTGGGGCTACGGGTGCTACTGGGGCTACGGGTGCTACTGGTGTTACGGGGGCTACGGGGGCTACGGGGGCTACTGGGGCTACGGGGGCTACAGGAGTTACTGGAACCACAGGGGCTACGGGAACAGTACTGCCAGATCCTTTTCAGGTATACGTCCAGGCAGGAGCTGTTGGGGGAAACGGGACACAAGCCAGCCCTTTTGGTACCATTCAACAGGGTGTGACAGCCGTATCACCCAATGGTACAGTTTATATTATGGGCGGGACGTATCCAATAACGGCTAATATCGGAATTAGTAAAGCAGGTGTAACCATAAAAGGATTTCCAAATAGCCTGATTATTCTTCAGGCAGCGGTCATCGTCTTTACTGTTACCGGCAGCGGAGTGACGATCGATGGCCTGACCATAACGAGTGATAACCCATATGCTGTTGAGTTCATTCAAGTGGCGGGAACCAATCATACCATCATCAATAATGTGATCTATGGTCCGCCGCAGGCCGGACCTTCCTCCGGCTGGGTGGTAAACCGGGGGTTAGTGTCAGCTGCCAACAACATGACCAATTTGATCATGCGGAACAATGTTTTTTATTCATTGCGCCAGCCAGCCTATTTTAATCAGAACGCAACGGGTGAGGTCATTAATAACATTGTTTACAATACACGCGGCTTCGTAAATGACCGGGCCGTTATGGTGTATTCAGGCAACGCCTGGGGGAGTCCGGTGAATGCTGTGGATATCGCACTGCTCGTTGGAACGATTACAGGTCCTCCGTTTGATCCGTTGACAGCTCTTAGCGCTAATAACAGCACTGCTACGATACAGGACTCCCGTTAA
- the nirB gene encoding nitrite reductase large subunit NirB, whose product MTVKRKKLILIGNGMAGVRAIEHLLKLAPEAYEITIVGTEPYPNYNRIMLSSVLAGGASLDEIIINDLEWYSSFNITLYTGHTVTSIDTAARTVYTDKGVTAAYDELILATGSNPFMLPIPGTEKEGVIAFRDIKDTQIMQDVSQKYSKALVIGGGLLGLEAARGLLHLGMDVSVVHIHEYIMERQLDEAASRMLRGELEAQGMKFLLKKQSEAILGKKRVKGLLFADGEMAEADLIVMAVGIKPNVMLARSSGIEVNRGIVVNDYMETSLSGIYAVGECAEHRGIAYGLVAPLYEQGAVLAKRLAGAPTEGYAGSVTSTKLKVSGVDVFSAGQYIEQPGTKALRFQDETEGIYKKLVIQEDKLIGAVLFGDTNDGAQLFSMIKKGENIKGREKELLLGIPADALASPKGNRLEGMPDDEIICGCNGVTKGTIAEVITAGGCTSVGQIKACTKASASCGGCKPLVEGLLQLYAGEAAVTVKEGICGCTTLGRDEIVAEIKRMKLTTVKEVMHVLSWSNEEGCPKCRPSLNYYLGMLWPEEYVDENESRYTNERYHANIQKDGTYSVVPRIYGGVTSPAELIKIAEVAVKYDVPLVKFTGGQRLDLLGVKKEDLPKMWEELDMPSGHAYGKTLRTVKTCVGSTFCRFGTQDALGMGIRLEKAFERLNAPGKVKLAVSGCPRNCAEATIKDFGVVAIDGGWELHVGGNGGVHVRATDLLCVVKTDDEVLEWASAFLQYYREQAGWNERTAQWIERVGLDSIKQALESPEERAALVERIQKTLSLTTDPWKQIVNTPELRKNFEAISLPETV is encoded by the coding sequence ATGACAGTGAAGCGTAAAAAACTGATATTAATCGGCAATGGGATGGCGGGGGTCAGAGCCATTGAGCATCTGCTCAAATTGGCGCCGGAGGCGTACGAGATTACGATTGTTGGCACAGAGCCTTATCCCAACTATAACCGCATCATGCTGTCTTCCGTGCTGGCAGGCGGGGCAAGCCTGGATGAAATCATAATTAATGATCTCGAATGGTACAGCAGCTTCAATATTACCTTATATACGGGACACACAGTAACTTCTATTGATACTGCTGCACGTACAGTTTATACGGATAAAGGAGTTACCGCCGCGTATGACGAGCTGATTCTGGCGACCGGCTCCAATCCCTTCATGCTGCCGATTCCCGGAACGGAGAAGGAGGGCGTCATTGCCTTCCGTGACATCAAGGATACGCAAATCATGCAGGACGTCTCGCAAAAATACAGCAAAGCGCTCGTCATCGGCGGCGGTCTGCTCGGACTGGAGGCGGCCAGAGGGCTGCTGCATCTGGGGATGGATGTCTCGGTGGTTCACATTCACGAGTATATTATGGAGCGTCAGCTGGACGAGGCGGCATCCCGGATGCTGCGGGGAGAGCTGGAGGCTCAGGGCATGAAGTTCCTGCTGAAGAAGCAGTCGGAAGCCATTCTCGGCAAAAAGAGAGTCAAAGGCCTGCTGTTCGCAGACGGCGAGATGGCGGAGGCCGATCTGATCGTGATGGCGGTCGGGATCAAGCCGAATGTTATGCTTGCCCGCAGCAGCGGGATTGAGGTGAACCGGGGCATCGTGGTGAACGATTATATGGAGACCAGCCTGTCCGGTATTTACGCCGTCGGGGAATGTGCAGAGCATCGCGGCATTGCCTACGGTCTGGTAGCCCCGCTGTATGAGCAAGGCGCTGTGCTGGCCAAAAGACTGGCAGGCGCTCCCACAGAGGGCTACGCCGGTTCGGTGACTTCTACGAAGCTGAAGGTGTCCGGCGTCGATGTTTTCTCGGCAGGACAGTATATCGAGCAGCCCGGAACGAAGGCGCTCCGTTTCCAGGATGAGACGGAGGGAATCTATAAGAAGCTGGTGATCCAGGAGGATAAGCTGATCGGCGCTGTCCTGTTCGGCGATACGAATGATGGCGCGCAGCTCTTCTCGATGATCAAGAAGGGCGAGAATATCAAGGGGCGCGAGAAAGAGCTGCTGCTCGGCATTCCGGCCGATGCGCTGGCTTCGCCCAAGGGCAACCGGCTGGAGGGGATGCCGGATGACGAGATCATCTGCGGCTGCAACGGAGTAACGAAGGGAACCATTGCCGAAGTGATTACCGCCGGCGGCTGCACCAGTGTGGGCCAGATCAAAGCCTGCACCAAAGCCTCCGCTTCCTGCGGCGGCTGCAAGCCATTGGTAGAGGGACTGCTCCAGCTCTATGCCGGAGAGGCGGCTGTTACGGTCAAAGAGGGCATCTGCGGCTGCACGACGCTGGGCCGGGATGAGATTGTCGCCGAGATCAAGCGGATGAAGCTGACCACGGTGAAGGAAGTCATGCATGTCTTGTCCTGGAGCAACGAGGAAGGCTGCCCGAAATGCCGCCCTTCACTGAACTATTACCTGGGCATGCTCTGGCCCGAGGAATACGTGGATGAGAATGAATCCAGATATACGAATGAGCGCTACCATGCCAATATCCAGAAGGACGGAACTTATTCTGTGGTGCCGAGAATCTACGGCGGGGTCACTTCTCCTGCGGAGCTGATCAAGATAGCGGAGGTCGCGGTGAAATACGATGTGCCGCTGGTCAAATTCACCGGCGGGCAGCGCCTGGATCTGCTGGGCGTGAAGAAGGAGGATCTGCCGAAGATGTGGGAGGAGCTGGATATGCCGTCCGGCCATGCCTACGGCAAGACGCTGCGCACCGTAAAGACCTGCGTAGGCTCCACCTTCTGCCGGTTTGGGACCCAGGATGCGCTGGGGATGGGAATTCGGCTGGAGAAGGCTTTTGAACGGCTGAATGCTCCGGGGAAGGTGAAGCTTGCTGTATCCGGGTGTCCGCGCAACTGTGCGGAAGCGACAATCAAGGACTTCGGGGTGGTGGCGATTGACGGCGGCTGGGAGCTGCATGTCGGCGGCAACGGCGGTGTTCATGTCCGTGCGACCGATCTGCTCTGTGTAGTGAAGACCGATGATGAGGTGCTGGAATGGGCAAGCGCGTTCCTGCAATATTACCGCGAGCAAGCCGGATGGAATGAACGGACCGCACAGTGGATCGAGCGCGTGGGCCTGGACAGCATCAAGCAGGCGCTGGAATCCCCGGAGGAAAGGGCGGCGCTGGTGGAACGAATTCAGAAGACGCTCAGTCTGACCACCGATCCATGGAAGCAGATTGTGAATACGCCGGAGCTGCGCAAGAATTTTGAGGCGATCTCGTTACCCGAGACGGTCTAA
- a CDS encoding DMT family transporter codes for MLTGLVLALIAGALVSLQNIFNTKVNEQTGSWSTTTLVLGMGFAASLVMGLIMEGKNMFTLQHMQPWYWLSGMIGVGVVICLVQATRILGATYAISIVLTAQLGFALLWDSMGWLGLAKVPFSFNQLIGVLIIVGGILVFKLGGGREPQAQEDHSGAEHKKHAVELK; via the coding sequence ATGTTAACAGGGTTAGTACTTGCACTGATCGCGGGGGCGCTGGTCAGTTTACAGAATATTTTCAACACTAAAGTCAATGAACAAACAGGCTCTTGGTCGACCACTACACTAGTGCTGGGCATGGGCTTCGCCGCTTCCCTCGTCATGGGGCTGATTATGGAAGGGAAAAATATGTTCACGCTGCAGCACATGCAGCCCTGGTACTGGTTAAGCGGAATGATCGGCGTGGGGGTCGTAATCTGCCTGGTCCAGGCTACCAGAATCCTTGGTGCCACCTATGCCATCTCGATTGTACTAACTGCCCAGCTTGGCTTCGCCTTGCTCTGGGATTCCATGGGCTGGCTGGGGTTGGCGAAGGTTCCGTTCTCGTTCAACCAGCTAATCGGCGTGCTTATTATCGTAGGCGGGATATTGGTGTTCAAGCTGGGTGGAGGGCGTGAGCCCCAAGCTCAAGAAGACCACTCTGGAGCAGAGCATAAGAAGCATGCAGTGGAATTGAAGTAG
- the nirD gene encoding nitrite reductase small subunit NirD has product MTKLLIGNLNEVDIKGSRKLRVGDTEIALFRLSSGEVLAVENRCPHKGGLLSEGMVCGSKVHCPLHDWRIELHTGEVQAPDTGHVTTYEVEVDHATGSLYLTI; this is encoded by the coding sequence ATGACCAAACTGCTAATCGGCAACCTGAATGAGGTGGATATCAAAGGATCACGAAAATTACGGGTAGGCGATACCGAGATTGCCTTGTTCCGGCTAAGCAGCGGAGAGGTGCTGGCGGTGGAGAACCGTTGTCCGCACAAGGGCGGCCTGCTCTCCGAGGGCATGGTCTGTGGCTCCAAGGTGCACTGCCCGCTCCATGACTGGCGGATCGAGCTGCATACAGGCGAGGTGCAGGCTCCCGATACGGGACATGTGACCACCTATGAGGTGGAAGTCGATCACGCTACAGGCAGCTTGTACTTAACGATCTGA
- a CDS encoding translation factor GTPase family protein, whose product MNITVGLLAHVDAGKTTFAEQLLYHTEAIRSRGRVDHQDTFLDTHEIEKARGITVFADQAEFTYKDARYFLLDTPGHVDFSPEMERCLQVLDYAVVILSAVEGVESHTETLWQLLRQHRIPTLFFINKTDRAGSDPERVLEEIRQLLSGDALLLPEQPEAAWTEETKSFLAEREETLLEPYLEGTLTDSDCRSALRSMVKRGEIFPCMQGSALLDQGVGEFLEVLDALTFTEYDHRLPFAGRVYKIRHDARGTRITYIKALQGVLKNRESLAYGPEAEQTSERITGIRKYNGTAYSAADWAAAGELFAVVGLSSVLPGAGVGALQDAQGSGLIPTLKSKVLFKPPVHLKELMHAFGQLGAEDPSLNVSWDEDLQELHIHVMGGIQLEILEQIVGERFQLKISFGPPEILYKETIAGTVYGCGHFEPLGHYAEVHLMLEGGERESGITFINRCHPDDLAAGYQHQIEQHLLESGHHGLLTGSPLTDLKITLLTGRAHNKHTSGGDFREAAYRALRQGLEQAENLLLEPVYDLKIRIDPDDVGKVMSDIQQAGGRFNPPDITPSKAVITGTVPAASFMNYGVRLAAMTQGKGAMSLRVAGYEPCHKTGAVVEQRNYNKNADPAYSSASIFCAKGEGYAVPWEEAGAHMHIQAASRNGYTVLKRAVPFQREVEGKVQINND is encoded by the coding sequence ATGAATATAACTGTCGGACTGCTCGCCCATGTAGATGCCGGGAAGACGACCTTCGCCGAGCAGCTGCTCTACCATACCGAAGCCATCCGCAGCAGGGGGCGTGTGGACCATCAGGATACGTTCCTCGATACCCATGAGATTGAAAAAGCACGCGGGATCACCGTCTTCGCCGATCAGGCGGAGTTCACCTATAAGGATGCCCGCTATTTCCTGCTGGATACGCCGGGCCATGTCGATTTCTCCCCGGAGATGGAGCGCTGTCTGCAAGTGCTGGACTATGCAGTGGTGATTCTCAGCGCGGTGGAGGGTGTAGAGAGCCACACCGAAACGCTCTGGCAGCTGCTGCGCCAGCACCGGATTCCGACCCTGTTCTTCATTAACAAAACCGACCGTGCAGGCAGTGATCCTGAGCGAGTCCTGGAAGAGATCCGGCAGCTGCTTAGCGGTGATGCCTTGCTGTTGCCGGAGCAGCCGGAAGCTGCGTGGACCGAGGAGACGAAATCGTTCCTTGCCGAACGCGAGGAGACGCTGCTGGAACCTTATCTTGAAGGCACGCTGACGGACAGCGATTGCCGCAGTGCGCTGAGGTCTATGGTGAAGCGCGGAGAGATTTTTCCGTGTATGCAGGGCTCTGCGCTGCTGGACCAGGGCGTGGGTGAGTTTCTGGAGGTTCTGGATGCGCTCACCTTCACGGAGTACGATCATAGGCTGCCTTTTGCCGGGAGGGTCTACAAGATCCGCCACGATGCCAGAGGGACCCGCATCACCTACATCAAAGCCCTTCAAGGCGTGCTGAAGAACCGCGAGAGCTTGGCGTATGGACCCGAAGCGGAACAAACTTCCGAACGGATTACCGGAATACGCAAGTATAACGGTACCGCATATAGCGCTGCTGACTGGGCTGCCGCCGGGGAGCTGTTCGCCGTTGTCGGCCTAAGTTCCGTGCTGCCGGGTGCGGGAGTGGGTGCACTTCAGGACGCGCAGGGCAGCGGACTTATTCCCACCCTGAAATCCAAGGTGCTCTTCAAGCCGCCCGTGCACCTGAAGGAGCTGATGCATGCCTTCGGACAGCTCGGTGCGGAAGATCCGTCACTGAATGTAAGCTGGGATGAAGATCTCCAGGAGCTGCATATTCATGTGATGGGCGGGATACAGCTTGAGATTCTGGAGCAGATCGTGGGGGAGCGGTTTCAGCTTAAGATCTCTTTTGGCCCGCCGGAGATTCTCTATAAGGAGACTATTGCCGGTACGGTCTATGGCTGCGGGCATTTCGAGCCCCTGGGCCACTACGCCGAGGTTCATCTGATGCTTGAGGGAGGGGAACGGGAGAGCGGGATCACCTTCATTAACCGCTGCCACCCGGATGATCTTGCGGCAGGCTATCAGCATCAGATTGAGCAGCATCTGCTGGAGAGCGGCCATCACGGCCTGCTGACCGGTTCCCCGCTCACGGATCTGAAGATCACCCTGCTTACAGGAAGGGCGCATAATAAGCACACGAGCGGCGGTGATTTCCGGGAAGCGGCGTACCGCGCCTTGCGCCAGGGGCTGGAGCAGGCAGAGAATCTGCTGCTGGAGCCGGTCTACGACCTGAAGATCCGGATAGATCCGGACGATGTGGGAAAGGTTATGAGTGATATCCAGCAAGCCGGCGGCCGCTTCAATCCCCCGGATATTACACCGTCCAAGGCGGTAATTACGGGCACAGTTCCGGCGGCAAGCTTCATGAATTACGGGGTGAGACTGGCGGCGATGACGCAGGGCAAGGGAGCGATGTCGCTCAGAGTAGCCGGATATGAGCCCTGCCACAAGACCGGGGCGGTGGTGGAGCAGCGGAATTATAATAAAAATGCAGATCCGGCCTATTCCTCGGCGTCTATTTTTTGTGCCAAGGGTGAGGGGTATGCTGTACCCTGGGAAGAGGCCGGAGCGCATATGCATATTCAAGCAGCAAGCAGGAACGGGTACACGGTTCTTAAGAGAGCAGTACCGTTTCAGCGTGAAGTAGAAGGAAAGGTGCAGATTAACAATGACTAA
- a CDS encoding ANTAR domain-containing protein → MHSLLVIEPAGTENPAEARSSGGPDHILSSCGYVVGTAASPEQAAPFIGDADAFILNLPVTDISHWRSLLVRQRIAPVIWWCTPHTANLSVSACGDDIMVDGILSPAMKPPEIHWTLHFSARQCFERKQWLKEREQLLSRIEERKWIDMAKGILSKAKNISESEAYDLLRKQAMNERKRIVDVATSIVKVYQMLQDQT, encoded by the coding sequence ATGCATTCCCTGTTGGTTATAGAACCTGCCGGAACAGAGAATCCCGCAGAAGCGCGCTCCTCTGGAGGCCCTGACCACATCTTAAGCTCTTGCGGCTATGTAGTAGGAACCGCAGCATCACCGGAGCAGGCCGCTCCGTTCATCGGCGACGCCGACGCCTTCATCCTCAATCTTCCGGTGACGGATATCAGCCACTGGAGATCCCTGCTGGTGCGGCAAAGGATCGCGCCGGTAATCTGGTGGTGTACCCCGCATACCGCTAACCTCTCCGTCTCTGCCTGCGGCGACGATATTATGGTGGACGGCATTCTGTCCCCTGCCATGAAGCCGCCGGAGATTCACTGGACGCTTCATTTCAGTGCCAGGCAATGCTTCGAGCGTAAGCAATGGCTGAAGGAACGGGAGCAGCTGCTCTCCCGGATCGAGGAACGCAAATGGATTGATATGGCCAAGGGCATTCTGTCCAAGGCCAAGAATATCAGCGAATCGGAAGCCTACGACCTGCTGCGCAAGCAGGCGATGAATGAACGCAAACGGATCGTCGATGTAGCTACCTCCATCGTCAAGGTCTACCAGATGCTGCAGGATCAAACTTAA
- a CDS encoding DMT family transporter, with translation MRGILFAFLAGACITLQGVANARISQDIGTWQAATITQLTGFIMALAIALVVRDGKKHGFRKVHPLYISGGGLAAFVIFSEVTAIQNIGVTLTISALLIAQLCLTFIIDIRGWFGVVRQKMKLPQFIGIGMMILGVVVLKF, from the coding sequence ATGAGAGGGATACTATTCGCATTTTTGGCCGGGGCCTGCATTACACTTCAGGGGGTAGCCAATGCCAGAATCAGCCAGGATATCGGCACGTGGCAGGCTGCCACCATTACCCAGCTTACCGGATTCATTATGGCGTTAGCGATAGCGCTGGTGGTACGGGACGGCAAAAAGCACGGCTTCCGCAAGGTACATCCGTTATACATCAGCGGCGGCGGTCTGGCCGCCTTCGTGATTTTCAGTGAGGTGACGGCCATTCAGAACATTGGGGTTACGCTTACGATCTCGGCGCTGCTGATTGCCCAGCTCTGCCTGACCTTTATCATTGATATCAGGGGCTGGTTCGGAGTCGTCCGGCAGAAGATGAAGCTTCCGCAGTTTATCGGCATCGGGATGATGATTCTCGGGGTAGTTGTACTGAAGTTCTAA
- a CDS encoding anthranilate phosphoribosyltransferase, which produces MINILKEVARGKRGAKDLSYGEAEYAAEAILCQTASPVQIGAFLIAERMKLESLEELEAFVAVCRKYAFREPVHQGIDCAGPYDGRVHSFIATFPTAFLLSAAGLSVTLHGSAGLPPKWGITLQDIIQAGGVDIAGLSRSNAVHAAEASGVLFVKSEQWCPPLGELRGLREDIGMRTIFNTAEKLIDYSCSPFIVFGIFHNTVFDRISRLIVKLGYQQGLVVQGVEGSEDLYIDRPNRVYRIQDGAAELDIIDPEALGLEVTLPEEQEWTALRQLRIAEEVLQGGGHMAYYNQTLLNAAARLHATGRVNSIEEGVYTCKPLLDNGRAWTAYSKWKSAILCSTAASLGQAQA; this is translated from the coding sequence ATGATTAATATTCTCAAGGAAGTTGCCCGCGGCAAACGCGGTGCGAAGGATTTAAGCTACGGGGAAGCCGAATATGCGGCGGAAGCCATACTCTGTCAGACCGCTTCGCCGGTGCAGATCGGCGCGTTCCTGATTGCAGAGCGCATGAAGCTGGAGAGCCTGGAGGAGCTGGAGGCTTTTGTAGCAGTCTGCCGTAAATACGCCTTCCGTGAGCCTGTTCACCAGGGAATCGACTGTGCCGGTCCGTATGACGGGAGAGTGCATTCATTCATCGCAACCTTCCCCACGGCCTTTCTGCTGTCAGCCGCAGGTCTGTCGGTTACCCTGCATGGTTCAGCGGGTTTGCCGCCCAAATGGGGCATTACGCTACAGGATATTATCCAGGCCGGCGGAGTGGATATAGCCGGACTGAGCCGCAGCAACGCGGTTCATGCCGCTGAAGCCAGCGGGGTTCTGTTCGTGAAGTCGGAGCAGTGGTGCCCGCCGCTGGGGGAGCTTCGCGGACTCCGTGAGGACATTGGCATGCGGACGATTTTTAATACGGCTGAGAAGCTGATTGACTATTCCTGCTCACCGTTTATTGTATTCGGGATATTCCATAATACGGTATTCGACCGGATCTCCCGGCTCATTGTGAAGCTCGGCTATCAGCAGGGGCTGGTGGTGCAGGGTGTGGAAGGCTCGGAGGATCTGTACATTGACCGGCCGAACCGCGTATACCGGATTCAGGATGGAGCAGCGGAGCTGGATATCATTGACCCCGAGGCGCTTGGCCTGGAGGTGACACTCCCTGAGGAGCAGGAGTGGACGGCTCTGCGGCAGCTCCGTATAGCAGAGGAGGTCCTGCAAGGCGGCGGGCACATGGCCTACTACAACCAGACGCTGCTGAACGCCGCTGCGAGACTGCATGCCACCGGGCGTGTGAATTCTATTGAGGAAGGCGTCTATACCTGTAAGCCTCTGCTGGATAACGGGCGGGCATGGACCGCGTATTCAAAATGGAAAAGTGCAATACTCTGCAGCACAGCGGCTTCTCTTGGGCAAGCCCAGGCTTGA
- a CDS encoding NUDIX domain-containing protein, producing the protein MTNVIDKVAWIYVVDGKVLGARSTGKDTYYFPGGKREHGEGDAETLVREIEEELSVQILPETIAEFGSFEAPAHGKAEGVLVRMTCLTADFTGELAPASEIEELAWLTYKDIDRVSAVSVVIMDKLREMGLIS; encoded by the coding sequence ATGACTAATGTAATAGATAAAGTAGCCTGGATCTATGTTGTGGACGGCAAGGTGCTGGGTGCGCGTTCCACAGGCAAGGACACCTATTATTTCCCCGGCGGCAAGCGGGAGCACGGTGAAGGTGATGCCGAGACCCTGGTCCGCGAGATTGAAGAGGAGCTGTCGGTGCAGATCCTGCCGGAGACGATTGCGGAGTTCGGAAGCTTCGAGGCCCCGGCCCATGGCAAAGCGGAAGGCGTCCTCGTGCGAATGACCTGCCTGACCGCAGATTTCACAGGCGAGCTTGCCCCGGCTTCGGAGATTGAAGAGCTGGCCTGGTTAACCTATAAGGACATAGACCGGGTGTCGGCGGTCAGCGTCGTCATCATGGACAAGCTGCGGGAGATGGGCCTCATCTCCTGA
- a CDS encoding formate/nitrite transporter family protein, whose product MDYVKPGEVLGSMIEAGKTKAELGIMQLIVRGSLGGAILACATTLAFTAAAQTKIPMAGAILFPVGFVMIILLGLELVTGSFALIPLAVLEKQTTIGRMLGNYFWVILGHLIGCAVYAALYGLTITKMGTDLSNPMVQTLITASEGKTTAYQSLGAEGLALAFIKAMLCNWMVTLGAVMAMTSKSTSGKILAMWLPILTFFGQGFEHTVVNFFVIPAGMMLGANVTMADWWIWNGVPVLLGNFAGGLLFTGLLFYLSQKGSRPGATAAAELPGRGEAGLAGTPALEKSV is encoded by the coding sequence ATGGACTATGTCAAACCAGGCGAAGTGCTGGGCTCCATGATTGAAGCGGGAAAAACCAAAGCAGAACTGGGCATCATGCAGCTCATTGTCCGCGGCAGTCTCGGCGGTGCTATTCTGGCATGCGCCACGACACTGGCCTTCACCGCAGCGGCACAGACCAAGATCCCTATGGCGGGCGCGATTCTTTTTCCGGTAGGCTTCGTGATGATTATTCTCCTCGGACTGGAGCTGGTTACCGGCAGCTTTGCCTTGATTCCGCTGGCCGTGCTGGAGAAGCAGACCACCATCGGGCGCATGCTGGGGAATTATTTCTGGGTCATTCTCGGGCATTTGATCGGGTGTGCCGTCTATGCCGCATTATACGGGTTGACGATTACGAAGATGGGCACTGATCTGTCGAACCCGATGGTGCAGACGCTGATTACGGCAAGTGAAGGGAAGACGACGGCTTATCAGAGCCTGGGGGCAGAGGGGCTGGCGCTGGCCTTCATCAAGGCGATGCTCTGCAACTGGATGGTTACGCTAGGTGCGGTAATGGCGATGACCTCGAAATCCACCTCCGGCAAAATCCTCGCCATGTGGCTCCCCATCCTGACCTTCTTCGGACAGGGCTTCGAGCACACGGTCGTCAACTTCTTCGTCATTCCGGCGGGGATGATGCTTGGAGCGAATGTGACTATGGCGGACTGGTGGATCTGGAACGGCGTTCCGGTGCTGCTGGGCAACTTCGCGGGCGGTCTGCTGTTCACGGGCCTGCTATTCTACTTATCGCAAAAAGGCAGCAGACCCGGAGCTACTGCAGCAGCAGAGCTTCCAGGACGCGGAGAAGCGGGGCTCGCGGGCACACCTGCCCTGGAGAAAAGCGTATGA